From the genome of candidate division KSB1 bacterium:
GCAAGACAAACAAGATGGCCCGGCCGTTCTTGCTCATGATCTGCTTCCTCCTCCACAATCGCTGTTTGCTCTGAATCACCAATTGCCCGGCTGTGCCCGGCGGATTCATGGCCGTGCCGGAGATTCAGCAAAAGCCCTCCGCCCGGACACCGCCCGCGCCGGCGTTGCACCTGACACCCGCGGCCGGCGCGACGAACCCAATGCCGGCTCACTTGCGCACGGCAAATCCCAGGATTTTTTCCACCGCCTGCACTTTCTCCTCCGGCAGCCGTTCCTGTCCCTTGAAATCGTCGATTTTGATGCGGGTCAGGACGCGATCATGCTGCTGCCGCACGGCGTCGTGACAGCGGCGCACCACGGCCATGACCGGCTCCCATTCACCGACGATCACCGTACCCATCGGTGTCAGACGATATTCCAGACCGCTTTCATGGATGATCTTGACCGCGGCCGCGACTGCCGCACCGAGGTGGGCTTCCCGGCTCACCGGCACGATGCTGAGCTCAACCATCATGTCACAGTATCCTCTCGTTGCGTTTGAGAATCGCGCGCAGCCTGGGGCACGCTGTGTGCCTGACAGCCCTCGACCCAGTAGCTGCCGTCCGGGCGAAATTCCTTTTTCCAAATGGGCACGGCATGTTTGATCGTGTCGATCACAAAACGGCAGGCGGCAAAGGCATCGGCGCGATGCGTGCACGCCACCGCAATGGCCACGCTCACCTCGCCGAGCGCGAGCCGGCCCAGGCGGTGCGCGATGGCCAGCTTGCGCACCGGCCAGCGCCGCCGGGCCTCTTCTGCGATTTTCTGCATCTGCCTCAGGGCCATGCTGTCATAGGCCTCATACTCCAGGCCGGTGACCTGTTGTCCCCGGGAATGATCACGCACCCGCCCGAGAAAGACGACGACACCACCGCTGCCGTGGTCATCCACCTGTGCCAGCAGCTCCGCCAGATCAATGGGTTTGTCGGTCAGGGCAATCATGCGTTCCGGCTGAAAAAACTGTCAGGCTTGTTTCGGGTTTGAATGACAAGGGGAAGTTAAAAGAGTCGGGCAGAATCTCAAGTGCTTTGTTCGCCGCCACTCACCGGCGGCAGCAGCGCCAGTTCGCGCGCCTGAGTGAGCACCACCCGGGCCGGCACAAATTCGCCGTCCACTGCAAACGCGAGGGTTTTGAGATGCGGGCCCAACCGGGGATATTGTGCGGCGAGTCGTTCGGCAATTTCCAGCGGCGTCAGCGGGCCGGGCAGTTCCATTTCGATTTCGCGGCTGCCCACGGCCTCGCGCAAACCGGCATACAGGAGAATCCGAATTTTCATGTTGCGGTCTTGGAATACTTCAGGGCGGTGAGATGATCAAAACCGCGGTGGGCGGGATTTACCTGAAAGTCCCGGTAGATCGCGCGGCACTGGTAGCAAATGGTCACCGTCGGCAGGAGGTAATAAAGTGCGAAATCGAGCGCGGTGGCGAGCAACAGGCTGAGAAATTTGGTGTGATAGCTGAACAGCACGCCGATCGCAAAGATGAGCAGGCCGAGGCGGGGGTTGAAGTCTTTCTGCAAATAAAAGCCCTGATTGCCGCACACCGCGCACTGCTCGATCTGGCCGGATTGCCGGCTGTGATCGGAGAAGGTGAGCGTCACGGTTTGACCGCAGCGGCGGCACTGGATCAGCGGGGTGTCGCTCCCGGCTTGGTTTTCCGCCCGGCAGTGCGGGCAGAGGAATTCGACGGTCATGGGTGATTTCGGGGGCATGGTTCGAACAGCCGCAGGGCGGCGGGTTTCAGTTGAGTTCGGGATCCTCCGGCACGACGCGCATGCTGGCCACCACCTGGCGCAGTTTCGCGGCATAATTCAGGCGGCCGTCGACGATGCCCTGCACCACGTCCAGCCGCTTTTCCACGGCCGGCATTTCCAGCAGTTGCTGCTTGTCGCTTACGGGGATATCGAGGATCGCGGCGACTTGATTAACCACCATTTCGAGCGAGGCGCTGCGGTCCCAGCGATTGTCATCCAGGTCGATGCCCAGCACTTGATTGAAATAGGTGAAGAAACGTTCGAGCAAATGATCGCGTGCGCGCAACTGCTCATGGGTCTCGCGCGCTGAGGGCGTGTCATCCAGCAGATTGACCACCGCAATGCGATAGGGCTTGTCTTTCACGAATCGGACCAGCTCGAAACGGCGCAAGCCGTGCAACAGGATGTTGAAGCGGCCCTCGGGCAGACGCTCGTAGGCTTCGATGCGGCCCATGCAACCAATGCGATAAACCGCCGGCAGGCCGGCGCTGTCACGACCGCCACCATCCTTGAGAAGAATCATGCCGATCTGGCGCTCATGCTCCAGGGCGTCGTTTACCATTTGTTTGTACCGCGGCTCGAAGATATGCAGCGGCAACAGGATCTTGGGAAAGAAGACGACATTGGGCAGCGGGAAAATGGGCAAAACAATTGTCGCCATGATCGGCCTCCCAAACGCGGCAAGGTTCAGTTATGGTTCGGGAACAGGGGTGGATGCCGTGACGGACTTGCACCCTCCTCTCAGCGGGCCGGCGACGACAATCCGCGCCAGGCGCGTACAGGCCCAGTGCGCGGCCTCGGCCAGCACCGCATCAGGATGATCGCAGAAGCGTTCCGCCACCCGCCGCAAACCCGGCAGCCCGCTGTTGCCGATGGCGAGCAGCACGTTGCGCATCAGACCGCGCCATTTGGCGCGTTTCACCGGCGAATGCGTGAAGCGCCGGCGAAAGTCCTCCTCGCTCATTTCCGCCATTTGTTGCAGGGAGGGCGCCAGCAACCCCGGCCGCGGGGAAAACGCAGGGTCTGCCGTGGTCGCGGCCTTGCGGTTCCAGGGGCACACGTCCTGGCATATATCACAGCCGAAGAGATGCATGCCGAGCGGTGCCCGTAATTCCTCCGGTATGGCACCACGCAGTTCGATGGTCAAGTAAGAGATGCAGCGGCTGGCGTCCAGCACATAGGGCGCAACGAATGCCTGTGTCGGACAGGCCTCCAGGCAGCGCGTGCAACTGCCGCAGCGGTCGGGGGGCGGCGCATCCACCGGCAGCGCCAGATTGGTGATCAGCTCGCCGATGAAGAACCAACTGCCCAGGCGCTGGTTGATGAGATTGGTATTCTTGCCGAACCAGCCCAGGCCGGCATATTTGGCAAACACCCGGTCGAGCAGCGGCCCGGTGTCGGTGTAAAAGCGGCCTTGATAAGCCTCGCCCAGGCGCGCCGAGAGAAACTCATGCAGCGCGACCAGTTTGCGGCGCAGAATCTCATGATAGTCATCACCCCAGGCGTAGCGTGAAATCCAGCCACGGCCCGGTTCGCGTCTGGCAATGGAGAGCGGCTGCGGCGTATGATAAACCACACCGATGACAATTACGGACCTGGCCTCGGGCAGCAGACGACGCACGTCCATGCGACCGGGCAGTTGCCGGTGCAAATAAGCCATCTCGCCGGCATAGCCGGCCGCCAGCCAGCCGGGATAATGATGCAGCTCTTCAAAGAACGCAGCCGGTGCGACACCGAACAACTCACAACCCTGGGCGGCGGCCAGTGCCTGCAGTTCTTCCTTCAGACCGGCGGTCATCGCATTGGACATGCGGGCAACGCCTCTCGTGCAATTCGTCTCAACGCACCTGCAGCCGCCTGTATTTCCGCTCACAGCGCGACTTGCACTTCCCCGTTGCGGCTGCGCACCGCGTAGGTTTTGAGTTTGCGGGCGCGGTTGCCGAGATACTCGCCGGTGGTGACGTCGTACTGCCAGCCATGCCATGGACAGGTGATGACGGTACCCTGCAGCTCGCCCTCTTCGAGCGGGCCCTGGCGGTGGAGGCATTCCTGCTCGGTAGCGTAAAGTTGGCCGCCGACATTATAGAGCACGATCGTCCGGCCCTGCACTTCCACTTTGCGCACGGCGCCGACCGGGAGATCCTCTGCTTTACAGACTGTAACGAAATCACTCATGGCATTCTCCTTTTGTCCAAATCGCATGTCATCACGCCGAAGGAGGTCACGAGTAGAAATTCTGCTGAACAGGCCGGGCGGAATGGCCGCCGGGGTAACTGTTCAGCCACAGTTTGACCATCACTT
Proteins encoded in this window:
- a CDS encoding MTH1187 family thiamine-binding protein, with amino-acid sequence MMVELSIVPVSREAHLGAAVAAAVKIIHESGLEYRLTPMGTVIVGEWEPVMAVVRRCHDAVRQQHDRVLTRIKIDDFKGQERLPEEKVQAVEKILGFAVRK
- a CDS encoding molybdenum cofactor biosynthesis protein MoaE; amino-acid sequence: MIALTDKPIDLAELLAQVDDHGSGGVVVFLGRVRDHSRGQQVTGLEYEAYDSMALRQMQKIAEEARRRWPVRKLAIAHRLGRLALGEVSVAIAVACTHRADAFAACRFVIDTIKHAVPIWKKEFRPDGSYWVEGCQAHSVPQAARDSQTQREDTVT
- a CDS encoding MoaD/ThiS family protein → MKIRILLYAGLREAVGSREIEMELPGPLTPLEIAERLAAQYPRLGPHLKTLAFAVDGEFVPARVVLTQARELALLPPVSGGEQST
- a CDS encoding LON peptidase substrate-binding domain-containing protein, with protein sequence MATIVLPIFPLPNVVFFPKILLPLHIFEPRYKQMVNDALEHERQIGMILLKDGGGRDSAGLPAVYRIGCMGRIEAYERLPEGRFNILLHGLRRFELVRFVKDKPYRIAVVNLLDDTPSARETHEQLRARDHLLERFFTYFNQVLGIDLDDNRWDRSASLEMVVNQVAAILDIPVSDKQQLLEMPAVEKRLDVVQGIVDGRLNYAAKLRQVVASMRVVPEDPELN
- the queG gene encoding tRNA epoxyqueuosine(34) reductase QueG — translated: MSNAMTAGLKEELQALAAAQGCELFGVAPAAFFEELHHYPGWLAAGYAGEMAYLHRQLPGRMDVRRLLPEARSVIVIGVVYHTPQPLSIARREPGRGWISRYAWGDDYHEILRRKLVALHEFLSARLGEAYQGRFYTDTGPLLDRVFAKYAGLGWFGKNTNLINQRLGSWFFIGELITNLALPVDAPPPDRCGSCTRCLEACPTQAFVAPYVLDASRCISYLTIELRGAIPEELRAPLGMHLFGCDICQDVCPWNRKAATTADPAFSPRPGLLAPSLQQMAEMSEEDFRRRFTHSPVKRAKWRGLMRNVLLAIGNSGLPGLRRVAERFCDHPDAVLAEAAHWACTRLARIVVAGPLRGGCKSVTASTPVPEP
- a CDS encoding Rieske (2Fe-2S) protein, yielding MSDFVTVCKAEDLPVGAVRKVEVQGRTIVLYNVGGQLYATEQECLHRQGPLEEGELQGTVITCPWHGWQYDVTTGEYLGNRARKLKTYAVRSRNGEVQVAL